The Desulfurellaceae bacterium nucleotide sequence ATAGCCCGGCCAGGCGTTGAAGGCCAGCTGTGAGGCGATGGGTGAGGCGGTCGAGTCAACAATATAGGCCAGCTCTTCGTGGCTCACGTTTTCCCGGTCGGCAATCGGCTTGACGGTCGTGCCGACCACCACCGTGCTCATCGTCCCGCCCTGAAAGAAGACCACACCCAGCATCCAGGCCACCAGCTTGGCGGTCTTCGGGCCGCGCACGAAGCGGGCGGTCATGAACTCGGCAAATGCCTGGGCTGCGCCGGTACGCGACCAGACGCCCATCAGCCCGCCGAGCAGCCACAGATAGAGCACCAGAATGCCAGCCGCGTTAGTCGTGGCCAGGGCGGGCACCAGCACCTGGCCGGTCAAGTCGTACTGGCCCAGCACCAGCGCGCCGGACACAATCCCGCCCAGCAGCGCCGTGACCGGTTCCCGGGTGACCCAGCACAAGAGTACGGCGACGACTGCCGGCAGCAATGACCAGGAGCCCCAGTGGTACTGGGCGATGAGTTGGTAGTGGACGGTCGTGGCCTGTCCGTCACGTATCTCGGTGGCCGAAACAAACTCCTCGGTGACCGACGGCGCATCGTTCGAGCCGTCAAGCCGCGCCGGGTTGAGTTCGGCCTGCTCAAGCGGAACCGGCTCAAAATAGCTCGGCTCGTCTCGGGCGATGTAATACAGGCGGCCGTCGCTGTCGGTGTGGGCGTCCAGGGTGGTCTGGCTCACCGTCCAGGTCGGTGCGACCGTCGCTCCGACGATCCAGGAGACAAGCAGGGCGACGGCAAAGAAAACGAAGTTCAAGCGAGACAGGCTCATGTGTTTCTCCNNNNNNNNNNNNNNNNNNNNNNNNNNNNNNNNNNNNNNNNNNNNNNNNNNNNNNNNNNNNNNNNNNNNNNNNNNNNNNNNNNNNNNNNNNNNNNNNNNNNNNNNNNNACTTTCATTACCTCGACTGGGGAACGGCGGGCAAACCGCCCTTCGTCCTGCTCCACGGCGGGGCTCAGACGGCCCACTCGTGGGATGATTTCGCGCCGGTCGTGCGCACCGACTACCACGTGTATGCACTCGACCAGCGCGGTCATGGCGACTCGGGCTGGGCTGCCGACGGGGATTACACCCGCCACACCCAGGCTGATGATGTGGCCGCCTTTGTCGCCGACCGTGGCCTCGCGCCCCATCTGCTGGCCGGCCTGTCCATGGGCGGCATCAACGCCATTAGCTACACGGCGCGTTATCCCGAACGGGTGCGGGCGCTGGTCGTCGTCGATGTCGGCCCCGAAATCGAACACAAGGGCCAGGAGAATATCCAGGGCTTTGTCGGCATCGACGCCCTGGATTCGTTTGAGGCCTTTGTGGAACGCGCCCACAGGTTCAACCCCCGTCGCTCGCTCGATAACCTGCGCCAGCGCCTGTCGCATAATCTCAAACCGCTGCCCAATCAGACCCGCCGGGGTTCCGGCAGCCTGCGGTCGAGCCTCAAGCCCGAAGAGCTGTGGCAGGACGTGGGCACGATTCGCTGCCCGACGCT carries:
- a CDS encoding alpha/beta hydrolase; protein product: FHYLDWGTAGKPPFVLLHGGAQTAHSWDDFAPVVRTDYHVYALDQRGHGDSGWAADGDYTRHTQADDVAAFVADRGLAPHLLAGLSMGGINAISYTARYPERVRALVVVDVGPEIEHKGQENIQGFVGIDALDSFEAFVERAHRFNPRRSLDNLRQRLSHNLKPLPNQTRRGSGSLRSSLKPEELWQDVGTIRCPTLIVRGGESDILSPAAATRLQAAIPDSRLSVVPGAGHSVMGDNPDGFAAAVQAFLQTLG